CAATTATTCATCTAATTAACCGAGAAGCAGAAGCAGAAGCAGAAGAAGACCAGTCGGAGAAGACCGACCGACAGCTTAAGCTCTAGCTTAGCTTAGCGCGTGTCGTCCACTCTCGCATTTCTCTGAATAAGAAGAAGAAGCTGAGATCGGAGGACTTGCAACAATGGCGGTCGCCACCTTCTCCAACTTCTCCTCTTTCACCACGCGCTCACTCTCTCTCTCTTCTTCTTCTTCTTCTTTCCCGCCATCCACAAGCCTCAGTTTCACTATCCTCACCAAAACCAGATCCCCCACCTCCCTCTCTCTCGCCACGTCACCCTTCCCCCGCTCCTCTTTCGCCACGTGTTTCTCCTCCGGCGGTCCCCCTCCGTCGGCGGCGGCGGTGGCGGAGGAGGCGGAGATCACAACAATGGCGGAGGCGGAGGAGACGGAGAGGAGGACCGGGAGAGGAACAAGGCGGAGGCGGCGATGGCGATAGCGGAGGCGGGAAGGACGGCGGAGAGTCTGCCGAAGGACTTGGCGGCGGCGGTGGAGGCGGGCCGGGTGCCCGGGTTGATTGTGAAGAGGTTCTTTGAGCTGGAGAAGTCGCCCATCTTCAGGTGGCTGCTTCAGTTTGATGGATTCAAGGAGCGGTTGCTCGCCGACGATTTGTTCTTGACCAAAGTTGGCATCGAGTGCGGTGTCGGAATTTTCACCAAGGTAATCTCTACGCTTTTACCTACCGTCATGTTTTTACTTTTACCACGTCATCCATCATTTAAATGAAACAATAGTCCTCTGTTCATTTTGTCACCATTTTTGCTTCTTATTTCAAGCGTCATATCTTTCCATGCTGCTTTATTTTTCAGACTGCTGCAGAGTTGGAGCGCCGCAGAGAGAAATTTACCAAGGAGCTGGATTTTGTGTTTGCCGATGTGGTATGATTTCATCGCGCTTACATAATGCAATACTGAAAATTCAGTTGGTTCCTTAGTTGATATAATAGGGTCCAGCAACAGAGTTGCTCTAAACAGTACTGTATTATGGGATATAATGGGTCGTATAAATTATGTTGAAGTAGGAGAATGTGCTTTTAAATTGGACAATGGTATCTCAATTCAGCGGTATGCATTTGAAATTTGATGGATGTAGAATGGTACCTTTGCTCATCCTGAGTTCAATCAATGTTAAGCTGTACTACTGATAAGATTTTCATGGATGCTAAGCTCTGAGTTGTTCCTTGGAACACAAAACTAAGCGTTTCTAGGAACTAATAATCTTTGTTAAGTGATCAAGTGTTTCTGTTTTATGTTTGTTGGATTTTATAACTCCACAAGTTTTCTCACTCGAGAAAGAGAAAATCTGGCATCGACCGACTTAGTTTCTTTTTTGTTGGGTTATCTTAGGTGATGGCCATTATAGCTGATTTCATGCTTGTCTGGCTTCCTGCTCCTACTGTTTCGCTTCGAAAACCTCTTGTTGTTAGTGCTGGGCGTGTTGCCAAGTTCTTCTATGGCTGCCCTGACAATGCATTCCAGGTTTGTGCATGACTATGGCTTTCTTAGTTGCTGCATTGTCAACTATAACCTCATGGGAATCTATAATCCTGTCTGCAGGTAGCTTTGTCCGGAACATCTTACTCACTCTTGCAGAGAATAGGCGCAATATTGGTACGTTTACAGCTCATAAAATTTAGCAGTCATGTTGATTGCGAATTGATATTCATGGAATTTTAATCTTTTACTCAGAGAAATGGAGCAAAATTATTCGTGGTTGGGACTGGTGCATCTCTGGTAAGTAAACCCCCTACTAGTTTTGACTTTTGAACTTCATGCCTCTAATTTAGGTTTTTAAATTTTATTATAATATCTCTGCAACAGATAACATGTAAACTGTCATAAGTAAATGTTATTTTCAGTTTGTGTGCACAATATCATCTATATGCAATTTATGCATCCAGTAACAGAAATGGGAGTTTAGTACCTGACTAGAGCTTTTCCAGCTTAAAAATTTGTTTATGCTAACATGTTCCTTGTCTTGTTTCCTTCTTAGCAACTAAATAATCAAAACTTATCTAGTTTAATGACTAGAGATATAGCAAGCTAAAACGAACTAGTCAGGTTTGTACAGGTTTCATGGTGTGATATGATTCCCATTTTTGTCATATGCTTTATGCATGGTATTGTATGACTAATTGCATTGTTTTCATTCTTTAAATTTATTTTCAGGTTGGTACAGGTGTCACAAATGCATTGATTGCTGCAAGAAAAGCTTTGGACAAATCCTTTGCTGGTGAAGCGGAAGATGTTCCCATATTATCAACTAGTGCAGCCTATGGAGTTTATATGGCAGTTTCTAGCAATCTAAGGTACGACTCCTAGGGTTTGCGAATGCAAGGATATCTGACATGGTTATTTTAATGGAAACCACACTACTACTTGGTCTTTTCTTATAAATAATAGAGGCTAGTCGCAATTCATAGATTTGTTTGATTTATTTTCTGCATTTATCTCAACTTACACAAGAATATACCTTTGATTGAAAGGTACCAAGTTCTCGCTGGAATAATTGAACAACGTATTCTAGAACCCTTGCTACACCAACACAAGCTTGCACTGAGTGCAATTTGCTTTGCTGTTCGAACTGGAAACACATTTTTGGGGTCCTTGATGTAAGATCTGAGTTATCCTTGAATTTCATTCTATGATTCTATTACTATTTTGTGTTTTGCTATGCATGTCTGATAATTATTCGTATTCTGGGACAGGTGGGTTGATTATGCACGCTGGATTGGAATTCAATAGATAAGGGATTAGAGCATAGGGGTCCATAAGCTACATCATTCTGTAAGTGTACTTCTGAATAGATATGGATGTAGTTGGGATATAGTTTTGTTCATCCTCTGTAGTATGAAAGCAGAACTGTGCTTTCTGATATACACACTAAACTGTCCTTGATGTTAAACAAAATTAGTAGGATGAAAAGGCTGCATGTGATCAAATACTTACTGATAAATGCACGTTATTTTTGGAAAGGATGTTTACTTGAAGAGTCTGATCACAACGTTTAATATGGTTTGATTACTTTGGCTATATTTGAAGTTCCATTTCAAATCTTACCCTTCTTGTATTTATTTAGGTGTTTACTTTCACTGATCTTGTTACGTATCTATTGAGTTAACAATGTTTCGAGAATTCCTTTTGAAAAACATCTCTAACTATTTCATCTGTTGCATTCGAACCAAGTATTTTCTTGGAATTTTTATGCTAGGAACTAAACTTTGTTTGCAAAATGGTAGAGCGTTGAGTAGACGGTGGTTTAACAATGTTTAGATATGCTGGAGTTTCTAATGGTACATGCTACCCACTAATGAGAAAAGCCTGATTTTTAAAATTCTCAGGTGTCTCAGGTGATGAACAAAATAACAACTTGACAACGTTGAACTCTCCTTGTTTGGGTAGTTTTCGGCATAGAGCAAACTCAGCTCAACATACTGAATTGTTAGCTCCGATTTATGGACACTCCAGTTCACCATCTTGTTCCTCTCATTGTAGAGACATACTGTCAGTCTGAGTTGGGTTTCCTTGTGCAGGATCGTGAGAGTTATTATAGTTAGCCCCTTGTTCAGATTGTTCATGTTCGGCTTCAGGCCAACATGGTTGCTCATATGCTAGCTTTTGAGGCTTAACAAGCCTTGTTTTCTTTGAATTTCTTCAGTGTTTCTTCTCTGTATGTGGAGGAGCTCATAAACCTTCATTGTAATGACGTAAAGTCATGAATTTTACTCGTTCCCCTAAGCAAAGCAGCGTGAATTCTCCTGCTTCAACATGAATTTTACAAGAGCTAGGTTTGTTATCATACTTCAAGTCTAGCATTGTGGATGGCATGTATGTGTCCTCTGCTTCATCTGTGTTGGAAACGAACATTTTAATTAAGATTGCAAACTGTGTTTATAGTATTCCAATGTACCAGCTTTAATAAACCGATATGGACAGTTCATGTGGTTGTAGAGGAACTGCATAAATTACAAGGGTAGAGAACCCTTTGACTACAACCGAGCCCTACTGAGTGAAAATACAAAGTAGTCCTAGCTGAGGTGGTTAAGTTCTGATGCCAAGCTTGATTCCATTAGAAGAATGTCCGAGTTTAGCAAGAGCAACAACAGCAAAGTTCTGTTCTCTCAGGTATAGAAAGTAAGGAAGCCCTTCTAGTGAGGATCCTTAAGTTGAGGACTTTGTGAGGACTTTTCGGTTTATGGTTTTAAATACCTAATTTTCGATCACATTTTGACATCTTATCCGTTCAGTTTTTAGGTTTATATGAGTAGATCATTTCTATAAATTTTCACCCAAATTGGTGTTCGTTAAGATAACAAACTAGATCAAATTAATGGACGAACCAAATCTGTTAAATATGAACCGTTCAAGTTCATAATTGATAAATCACACTTATGAATGTCTTAACAATTTTCAATATAGCTGAAAATTTGAATAAATGATCTACTCATAAATACCTATAAACTGAACGGTCAAGATGTAGATATAAGATCGAAATGTGGGATAAGCCAAAAAGTCCTCACCAAATCCTCAACTTAAGGGTCTTCACTAAAAGGGCTCCCTAAAAAGTAAACCCCTGTTTTCTACGTTTCTAAACTTTCCCAAATGAACTACGGAGCACAAAACTTTCCCAATACGGAAGATTCTCATCCTCAAATAGCCCACTGTAAAGCCCAACCTCAAGCCCGTTTTGTTTTATTGTCTGAACTCAAAAACCCTTCAAACTCTGTCTCTCACCACCGCCGTGAGTTGAATCAAATCAGCAGAAGCAGAAGCAGAAAAGATGATGAGGGACGTATCGAGCTGCAACACGTACGATTACGGAGACGCCAATTACTGGGACGCCCGTTACGTCCAAGAAGGCGACTCCTTATTCGACTGGTACCAACGCTACTCTGCTCTCCGCCCTTTTATCCGCAACTTCATCCCCGACACCTCCTCCCCTGTTCTCGTCGTCGGCTGCGGCAATGCCGGTATTATTCAATCCTACCCTTTTTTACTCTTCTTCGTTTAGAATCAGCCGTCTCTCCTAAACATGCATTGTCTCTCCTTTAGTTTCGGATTACCTAGAAAGTCTTTTGGATAGCGTGTTGAACCTTATAAAAAAAACATGCATGGTCTTTTACATGAGATTGAGATTAATACTAGGAATCGAATCTGATCAACAATGTTAACTATGTTGTAGTGATGTCCGAGGACATGGCCAAGGATGGATATCAAGACATTATGAACATTGACATCTCTTCTGTGGCTATCAACCTCATGAAAACCCGAAACCAGCACATTCCTCAGTTGAAATGTAACCTGCTCAAATCCATCCTTAAAATCACTACTTAAGACACTATGTAGGACTTTTTCTATAGTGACTTGGTTTTTCTTTCGTTTATGTATGGTGATTATAGACAAGCAAATGGATGTGAGGGATATGAGCTTCTTCCCAGATGAGTCCTTCGACGGTATCGTTGATAAAGGTACGAGTCTGTTTAGTTGTTGTGGTTACTTTTTAATATACGCAGTATCTTGTACTAATTATGTCTTCTATGGCTTGGTAATATTTTGTTGCTGTCACCACTTTTTGCACCTGCGATCTGTCGAAAACCTTGATGTAGGAACCCTTGATTCATTGATGGTATGATGCATGTTGACATGTTGTTGTGATTCCTCCTGGCCGTTACTGAGCACACTCTAATTTGTCTCGTTTCTCGTAATGTGTCTAGTGTGGCAATGATGCTCCGATTAGTGCTGCCCAAATGCTAGGGGAAGTGAATAGGTTGTAGACTCTAAGACTCAAACATTTTAGTTGCAGTTGTTTATACTTTATACTAGGGCTTTATTTCCCACTTCTCTTCTATATAATTCATTTATTGTTTCTTCTTCTATCATGGTTGTATTTGCTTGCAGGCTTCTCAAACCTGGAGGGGTCTATATTTTGGTAACTAAAACTCCTTGGGTTTATATTTTGTGTTCTTCTTTCTTATATTGGAAGTTGAAAGTACATAATCTGTTCTTAAAATGCCCCATAACAGATAACTTATGGTGACCCTAAAGTTAGAATGCCTCATTTGAGTCGGCCGGTGTACGATTGGAACACCGTTCTGTATATCCAACGTAAGTGGAATTGTATGTCCTGTCATTTCTGTTCTTCTTTATCTAGCTGCTCAATTATGTTTATTGTTATTTGTTCAAATTTCTGTACGTGATTTTGTTTCCATATTGGGATCAAAGTACTGGTTTCATTGCACATTGTTTTCATCATTTGGTGGATATATTTTGTTTCTATCTATCTAAATGAAGTAAAGATTTTTGAAGTTGAGTCACTGTTAAATGTTTAGTACGTTAGGAGGTATTCTCTGCCTTTCCAAAACCAATCATGTAACAAGTCAAAATTCTTGTTCTGATTCCATTCCTACATTAAGGTGATACTCCTCTTGTGCTTTGGTTTAATGGTTTAACATGATACTCCTCTTGTTCTGAACTTCTGATAACGTGCTAAAACTCGGTCATATTCTGTAAAGATATATATATCTCTGCTTATTGTGATTTTAGTCTCTTGATAGTATCATACCTAATGGTTGATTATTGGCTTTCGCGGTAAAGAGGGAAAATTTTGCTAGTACATGGTTTCCTGCCATGTTCGTATTTTTTGATATGAAAAACGCGTAAATCATGATGTAATGTATTTTTCACTACACTTCATCTGTTAAAGTGGGAAAGCTTGCATCATTTGTCCCCTATATTGATATGTGTAATCTCTTACTCTGAGGAATCATCAAAATCTAACTCCTGACAAGCTTATCCACTTTAGTATCAAAAACAGAATTCAAGTTGTGTTTAAAGACTTCAACATAGCATATGATAGTCAACTGAAAGTAAAGTGCAAATTGGCGCTCTTTGTTTCTATTATGTCTACTGTAGGTGTAGTACATTTGTGTGAACCTGTGCTGGAGAATTAAGTAGGTTAATATCATCAAGTGTGTGAAAGGATGATCCAGCTTTGGTCAAGGATGAGGGTCAATAAGCACCTAAGAGGAAGAACTCTGCTATTAGAGCAGGGCATGGTTGGTGTTGGGGATGAGGGTGAGGGATGGAAGATTTGGGGTGTGTCACTGGATACACCCGTGGTAGCCACCATTGGAATACCTAAACAGATGGTATATCACTTCTTACTCGTAGATCACTGTCACTGCATCCATATAGTCGTTTTTCTGTGCTCCATGAGTCAGAAACAAGGTTGGAGTCAGTAGGTATATAAATTTAAAACCCAAAGGGAACTGCAAGATAAGGAAGCAAACATAATCTATATACAAGTAAAAAGGCTATAATATTTCAATAACTACAGATAGTGAACATCTGTGAAATTTTAATGCCAGAAGAGCGTAGTCAGATCCCAGGGATGACCTATACAATTATTTTGGAATCTTAAGGTTTTCATGTCAACTGTCCACCCTTTCCTGGGATCTGTTGTGGATAGTCCACATATATTATGTGGGTTCATTTCCTGTTTGCTAGTATTTTAGTTAGTACCTTGTGGTTTCAGATTTACAAACATTGAACTTATACTTTGATCATGCTTTAACAGCCAGACCTGGATTCCAGAGGCCTGAAGGCTGCAGTTCCTCAAAAAAGTCATATTTGGAACCTGTTCCTGTCACTCAAAATGGATCCCTTCCAGCTGAATTTGTGATGGAAGATCCATATTCCCACTTCATATACGTGTGTAAAAAGAAGGATGCCACGGAATTACTTGCATTATATAGATTGAGACTTGATGATTTGTAGTGATCACTTCGAGTCTGATGGTGCTCGTGCTTAGGATACTAGCTTCAACAGGCATCGTTGCCGTTTATGTGTTTGCTACAACAGGCATCGTTGCCGTTTATGTGTTTGCTACCAAGGCTATTATCATCCTTGGGTGTCTGTAACATAGAAATGATTCTATGTAATGAGTCTGCCAGCATTCAAGCATGCAAGTCCAGAAAAACAAATAAAAGGAACAGTAATTCAGAGACCCTATACGAACATTATTTTGCCGTTCGCTGAATAAGCTCTTCTTGAGTACATTACTTGAATAACTCTCATGTTTGTAGCAGTGCAATTCATCGACTGCAATCTGTAGGTCGATAAGAATTTTGTATTGCTGAGCCGCAAGTACAACCATTATTTATCCGTGACTTCTCACATACAGATGGGAGACCGTCATATACTATATACTAATTTCCAGTTGGGGAAAGTACTTTTCATTGCTACAGTACCTGATCAGGGGAAATTAAATTTGTGTCTCCTTTTTTGTTTTATTTACTTATTTACCATTAACAATTAAGACATACGGAGATTACTGTTTTGTCATTTCTTTCGTGATTATTAATCTATCCCTCACTCTGTTTTAATTTCTGTCTACCATAACTATCATTTCATCTTTTCATTTTAGAATTAAATTCAGTTTACCCCCATGAGGTTTGAGAGTAACTTCATGTTAATCCCTATACTTTCAATTTCATCAGTTTACCCCTTAAACTTTTGAATTTTCCTCAAGCGTGACCAAATGTCCTATATTCTGTCCAAATCGGACGTTAACTGTGAGGCCAGTATCTAGAATTTAGGCAAATCGGACCTTATATGTCCAAATTGGACCTTAACTGCTGATAATTAAAGGTCAATTCAAACGGAATATGAGAATTTGGGCACGGCAGACAGAAATTGAAGGGTTCAAGGGGTAAACTGATGAAAATAAAAGTGTAGGGACTAACATGAAGTCACCCCCAAACCATAAGGGGGTAAACTGAATTTAATTCTTCATTTTATTTCATTTTATTTGGGAAAAAATTCAGTTTAATACTCTGAACTTTAGGATTAAAATCAGTTTGGTCCCTCTTTCTGAAAATCCATCTTTTTAGTCCTTGAACTTCTAATTTCTATCACTTGGGTCCAAATTCTAAAATTTGGACCCAAGTGATAGAAATTAGAAGTTCAAGGACTAAACTAAAAAGATGGATTTTCAGAAAGAGGGACCAAACTGATTTTAACCCTAAAGTTTAGAGTACTAAACTGAATTTTTTCCTTTTATTTTTATTCCAAGTTTGCCCTTCTCGTAGCAAAGCGCGGGTGCACGATCTAGTCTATACTAGAGAGAATGACATACCACTACTTCAAAGAGTATCATAATACACAAAACCTAC
Above is a window of Fragaria vesca subsp. vesca linkage group LG7, FraVesHawaii_1.0, whole genome shotgun sequence DNA encoding:
- the LOC101299328 gene encoding uncharacterized protein LOC101299328 translates to MAIAEAGRTAESLPKDLAAAVEAGRVPGLIVKRFFELEKSPIFRWLLQFDGFKERLLADDLFLTKVGIECGVGIFTKTAAELERRREKFTKELDFVFADVVMAIIADFMLVWLPAPTVSLRKPLVVSAGRVAKFFYGCPDNAFQVALSGTSYSLLQRIGAILRNGAKLFVVGTGASLVGTGVTNALIAARKALDKSFAGEAEDVPILSTSAAYGVYMAVSSNLRYQVLAGIIEQRILEPLLHQHKLALSAICFAVRTGNTFLGSLMWVDYARWIGIQ
- the LOC101299615 gene encoding methyltransferase-like protein 13-like, translating into MMRDVSSCNTYDYGDANYWDARYVQEGDSLFDWYQRYSALRPFIRNFIPDTSSPVLVVGCGNAVMSEDMAKDGYQDIMNIDISSVAINLMKTRNQHIPQLKYKQMDVRDMSFFPDESFDGIVDKGTLDSLMCGNDAPISAAQMLGEVNRLLKPGGVYILITYGDPKVRMPHLSRPVYDWNTVLYIQPRPGFQRPEGCSSSKKSYLEPVPVTQNGSLPAEFVMEDPYSHFIYVCKKKDATELLALYRLRLDDL